One part of the Parabacteroides distasonis ATCC 8503 genome encodes these proteins:
- a CDS encoding EpsG family protein has translation MIYLIVFIYLLYLSVRYDILGREDYRWTHYRIAVTLLILVAGLRWRVGSDTVSYASDFYFSHDLFHLEWSDFESVMKMPLWVLLQATCKTIWNDFLLFQFVVAAFGIGMIAYFIKKVCPSLCFFILLCFFIGRYTATSMEHMRGSLSIIFFLLGILAVNDGKTKKFLLYFLVAVLFHVFTIFAVFLFVIGYYLIPRKPAIYWLLCVAMIVPILVGKDFMTPIAEGASLFLPSEDMASRITAYATSEWFGNKDLSIINYVWMVAQLIVYVFMLHKTQVIYPQYIRLKQDLFQTCVCIALLLVCARYSLMILYRMVDYFYFFTLFLSVMFAKGILIDRIVRRQKILVFCVLLLFPLFFGAKAWLNEDIIGGSYTYSRYYPYSSVFDKSLDPEREKHHQLRGSGWSVENDY, from the coding sequence ATGATATACCTGATTGTTTTCATTTACCTGCTGTATCTGTCTGTCCGCTATGATATTCTTGGGCGGGAAGATTATAGGTGGACGCATTACAGGATAGCTGTAACTCTGCTGATACTGGTGGCGGGGCTTCGCTGGAGGGTAGGCTCAGATACGGTTTCGTATGCGTCTGATTTTTATTTTAGTCATGACTTGTTCCATTTGGAATGGAGCGATTTTGAATCAGTGATGAAAATGCCGCTATGGGTTCTGTTGCAAGCGACCTGCAAGACGATTTGGAACGATTTTTTACTGTTCCAATTTGTTGTGGCGGCTTTCGGTATAGGGATGATAGCATATTTCATAAAAAAAGTGTGTCCCTCTCTATGCTTTTTCATACTTCTCTGTTTTTTCATAGGCCGTTATACGGCTACGAGTATGGAACATATGAGAGGATCCTTATCCATCATTTTTTTCTTGTTGGGTATATTAGCCGTCAATGACGGGAAAACCAAGAAGTTCCTGCTATATTTCTTGGTTGCAGTCCTGTTTCACGTGTTCACGATTTTCGCGGTTTTCCTGTTTGTTATCGGTTACTACCTAATTCCACGAAAGCCTGCTATTTACTGGCTCCTTTGTGTAGCGATGATTGTCCCGATACTTGTCGGAAAGGATTTTATGACTCCTATAGCAGAGGGTGCGTCATTGTTTCTCCCCAGTGAAGATATGGCTTCACGTATAACAGCGTATGCCACAAGTGAGTGGTTTGGAAACAAAGACTTGAGTATAATCAACTATGTGTGGATGGTTGCGCAGTTGATCGTTTATGTATTCATGCTTCATAAAACGCAGGTGATATATCCCCAGTATATCCGCTTGAAGCAAGATCTGTTTCAAACGTGTGTATGTATAGCTCTCCTATTGGTATGTGCAAGATACAGCCTTATGATCCTGTATAGAATGGTTGATTATTTCTATTTCTTCACGCTTTTCTTATCCGTCATGTTCGCCAAAGGGATATTGATCGACCGTATTGTACGCAGACAGAAAATCCTTGTTTTCTGTGTATTACTCCTATTCCCTCTGTTTTTTGGAGCTAAAGCTTGGTTGAATGAAGATATTATAGGAGGAAGCTACACTTATTCACGTTATTATCCATACAGTTCCGTATTTGATAAGTCCCTTGATCCTGAAAGAGAAAAACATCATCAGTTAAGAGGGAGTGGATGGTCGGTGGAAAATGATTATTAG
- a CDS encoding lipopolysaccharide biosynthesis protein, translating into MSESIKKKALRGVAWSAVEKFLRQGLMTLFSILIARQLSPSDYGLVAMLTIFLVVAQVFVDSGFVEALIQKQDRTEVDFSTTFWFNIGVSLLIYAVLFLCSPFIASFYDEPLLEELLVWMALIFVINAFRTVQQAKLNIAMDFRRQAWISIIAISVSGCVGIWMAYHGFGVWTLVWQPLLQNFLNVALLWVSAGWMPSFVFSIRSFKGLFGFGSRLLMSRTLHAIYANGSFLLIGKFYSSAATGLYSQSTQMTSFVPTAVNDVVARVAYPIECELQDNEEELQRRFFQMLRMTCFVLFPLMMGLAALAEPVVRLLLTDKWIETVPLIRILCFAWIWWPASNMSWQLLNAKHRSDYCLKAEIIKKVIAISILVFSLFWGIKVVCIGMLLYYVADVYVITVFSARVLPGVTFASEMKSMLPILAYAAVMGTGVYLLDHMISSDAVSLAAGTAAGIVLYMAVTLLTGSREAWYLLEMIKKRR; encoded by the coding sequence ATGTCAGAATCCATAAAAAAGAAAGCATTGCGAGGTGTCGCATGGAGTGCTGTAGAGAAATTCCTTCGGCAAGGTCTCATGACATTGTTCTCAATCCTTATTGCTCGTCAATTATCACCGTCTGATTATGGTTTGGTTGCGATGCTTACAATTTTCTTGGTGGTGGCGCAGGTCTTTGTGGATTCTGGTTTCGTGGAGGCTCTTATTCAGAAACAAGACAGGACAGAGGTTGATTTTTCCACGACGTTTTGGTTCAATATAGGGGTATCATTATTGATATATGCCGTATTGTTTTTGTGCTCACCCTTCATCGCCAGTTTTTATGATGAGCCTCTATTGGAGGAATTATTGGTATGGATGGCCTTGATATTTGTTATCAATGCGTTCCGTACGGTGCAACAAGCGAAATTGAATATAGCGATGGATTTTCGTAGACAAGCTTGGATTTCTATTATCGCCATATCTGTGAGCGGATGCGTGGGGATTTGGATGGCTTATCATGGTTTCGGTGTCTGGACATTGGTGTGGCAACCGCTTTTACAGAATTTCTTGAATGTGGCGTTGCTTTGGGTATCGGCGGGTTGGATGCCCTCATTCGTTTTCTCCATCCGTTCCTTTAAGGGATTATTTGGTTTTGGATCGAGATTGTTGATGAGTCGGACTTTGCATGCTATTTATGCGAATGGAAGTTTTTTGTTGATAGGAAAGTTTTATTCATCAGCAGCGACAGGTTTGTATAGCCAGTCCACACAGATGACAAGTTTTGTCCCGACGGCTGTTAACGATGTTGTAGCCCGTGTAGCCTATCCGATAGAGTGTGAGCTGCAAGATAATGAAGAGGAGTTGCAACGGCGTTTTTTCCAGATGCTGCGCATGACTTGTTTCGTCCTTTTCCCGTTGATGATGGGATTGGCTGCCCTGGCGGAGCCGGTGGTGCGATTATTGTTGACGGACAAATGGATAGAGACTGTTCCCTTGATACGTATTCTTTGCTTCGCTTGGATTTGGTGGCCGGCCTCGAACATGAGCTGGCAGTTGTTGAACGCAAAGCACAGGAGTGATTATTGTCTGAAGGCAGAGATAATAAAGAAAGTGATCGCTATCTCTATCTTGGTATTTTCCCTCTTTTGGGGTATCAAGGTGGTTTGCATAGGAATGTTGCTCTATTATGTGGCAGATGTCTATGTGATCACTGTATTTTCGGCACGTGTACTGCCCGGAGTGACCTTCGCATCTGAAATGAAGTCCATGCTGCCGATACTGGCGTATGCGGCGGTCATGGGTACGGGCGTTTACCTGTTAGACCATATGATAAGCTCCGATGCGGTGTCGCTCGCCGCGGGAACAGCCGCAGGGATCGTGCTTTACATGGCGGTAACGTTGCTTACCGGATCCCGGGAGGCTTGGTATCTATTGGAAATGATAAAGAAAAGGCGATGA
- a CDS encoding DNA-binding domain-containing protein gives MKKVLKGWLIDNSVTTDNKTDKILLLASAGSLTLDDVLEEMYKQDTGLRPETLHHSVTLYHRVLMDLILNGYSVNTGLFRAVAQLTGVIEGGVWNKERNSIYVSLTQDKVLREEIAKTSVEILGEKSNIMYILETEDKKTGLKDGSATAGRNFFVRGAMLKVVGDDESVGVTLTNAAKAVTKLTDDLITINNPSSLTLLLPADLAEGEYTLTVTTQYSTSNRLLKTPRSVSVPVWIGGRPADGGSDSESPDEI, from the coding sequence ATGAAGAAAGTATTGAAAGGCTGGCTTATCGACAATTCGGTGACCACTGACAATAAGACCGATAAGATCTTGTTATTGGCTTCGGCCGGAAGTTTAACTTTGGATGATGTGCTGGAGGAGATGTACAAGCAAGACACGGGGTTGCGCCCGGAGACGCTTCACCATTCAGTGACGCTCTATCACCGTGTGCTGATGGACTTGATTTTGAACGGTTACAGTGTGAACACGGGCCTGTTCCGTGCCGTTGCCCAACTGACCGGCGTGATCGAGGGCGGTGTGTGGAACAAGGAGAGAAACTCCATCTACGTCTCTCTCACGCAGGACAAAGTGCTGCGCGAGGAGATCGCCAAAACCTCGGTTGAGATCCTCGGCGAGAAGTCGAACATCATGTACATCCTCGAGACTGAGGATAAGAAGACGGGCTTGAAGGATGGTAGCGCTACGGCGGGCCGCAACTTCTTCGTGCGCGGCGCCATGCTAAAAGTGGTTGGCGACGACGAGTCGGTAGGCGTTACGCTGACCAATGCGGCGAAGGCTGTCACAAAATTAACGGACGATCTGATCACGATCAATAATCCCTCCTCGCTCACGTTGCTCCTGCCGGCTGATCTGGCGGAAGGTGAGTATACGCTGACGGTGACGACGCAGTATTCCACATCAAACCGTCTCTTGAAAACGCCCCGTAGCGTAAGCGTGCCGGTCTGGATCGGTGGTCGCCCTGCTGATGGCGGTAGTGATAGCGAGAGTCCGGACGAGATTTAA
- a CDS encoding sugar transferase, with protein MLIKESVDKSTDFIPDGMTAFERNVKRIGDCLLAFIALVVFSPLFLICYIAVRREDGGPAIFRQERIGRFGHPFHIYKFRSMRLDAEKFGPALYKGGADPRMTHVGKFLREHHLDELPQLWNVFIGDMAFIGPRPERKFYIDQIMERDPRYRFLYQIRPGVTSYATLYNGYTDTLEKMLRRLRYDLFYLEHRSWWFDFKILVKTFLNIAFGKKF; from the coding sequence ATGCTTATAAAAGAGAGTGTTGATAAATCTACTGATTTTATCCCGGATGGGATGACCGCCTTCGAGCGTAACGTGAAGCGTATAGGGGATTGTCTTTTGGCCTTTATCGCCTTGGTCGTATTCTCCCCCTTGTTCTTGATCTGCTACATCGCCGTGAGGCGCGAGGATGGCGGCCCTGCCATTTTCAGGCAGGAGCGGATTGGCCGTTTCGGCCATCCGTTTCATATCTATAAGTTCCGCAGCATGCGTTTGGACGCAGAGAAGTTCGGCCCCGCCCTTTACAAGGGAGGCGCTGATCCCCGTATGACGCATGTGGGCAAGTTCCTGCGCGAGCATCATTTGGACGAGCTTCCCCAATTATGGAATGTATTCATCGGTGATATGGCCTTCATCGGTCCCCGTCCGGAACGGAAGTTCTACATCGACCAGATCATGGAACGTGATCCCCGCTATCGTTTCTTGTACCAGATCCGTCCAGGGGTGACCTCTTACGCCACGCTCTACAACGGCTATACGGATACGCTGGAGAAGATGCTCCGCCGCTTACGCTATGACTTGTTCTATCTGGAGCACCGCTCGTGGTGGTTCGATTTCAAGATATTGGTGAAGACGTTCTTGAACATTGCGTTCGGGAAGAAATTCTAG
- the nusG gene encoding transcription termination/antitermination protein NusG, translating to MMNVLRDGCSERGTARVGKHHDLKTVRWYVLTLPTTGVARRDKISPAKSLDAELSRRKRRGETLFEYFAPSYVEVRKVDGKMVNTKRPLLFNYVFIRSSVEEIFQMKRTLPLYNFLPRVSSGGMTHFPYLSDSEMGNLRWVAESYSNELPVYVPDSNRLLKGDRVRITSGYFTGMEAEVVIQPGGGHKDVMARILDCMWVPLLEVKPGEYELIELNTKGKHAYTHLDNDRLREGLHDALGRYHTSGSVAEEDTRLACEVLRSYGSLRAETDVMRCKIYSLLLSAYKLLGDEEEFTRLHDTMRGMLPVVKAPQSRALLLVTLYGCTDSALYRQMAHEVVDPWRGESSPKKSKLSLIRRLDDCDRWLRHNE from the coding sequence ATGATGAATGTTTTGAGAGACGGTTGCTCGGAGAGGGGTACGGCGCGAGTTGGCAAGCATCATGACTTGAAGACTGTACGCTGGTACGTGCTCACGCTTCCTACTACGGGTGTGGCGCGACGTGACAAGATCAGCCCCGCTAAAAGCTTGGATGCCGAGCTTTCCCGGCGCAAGCGTCGTGGGGAGACGTTGTTCGAGTATTTCGCCCCCTCCTATGTGGAGGTGAGGAAAGTGGATGGCAAGATGGTCAACACGAAGCGGCCCCTGCTGTTCAACTACGTGTTTATCCGGTCCTCGGTGGAGGAGATCTTCCAGATGAAGCGCACGCTTCCCCTATACAATTTCCTTCCCCGGGTCTCTTCCGGAGGCATGACTCATTTCCCTTATCTCTCGGATAGTGAGATGGGAAACTTGCGTTGGGTGGCGGAATCTTATTCCAACGAGCTTCCGGTGTATGTGCCGGACAGCAATCGCCTGCTAAAAGGTGATCGCGTGCGTATCACGTCCGGTTATTTTACCGGTATGGAGGCGGAGGTAGTGATCCAGCCGGGTGGCGGGCATAAAGATGTGATGGCGCGTATCCTCGATTGCATGTGGGTCCCCTTGTTGGAGGTGAAGCCGGGCGAGTATGAGCTGATCGAGCTGAACACCAAGGGCAAGCACGCCTATACGCACCTGGACAACGACCGCTTGCGGGAGGGCTTGCACGACGCATTGGGCCGTTATCACACCTCCGGTAGCGTGGCTGAGGAGGATACCCGCTTGGCGTGTGAGGTATTGAGATCCTACGGTTCGCTCCGTGCGGAGACGGACGTGATGCGTTGCAAGATCTACTCATTGCTTCTTTCTGCCTACAAGTTGTTGGGCGATGAGGAGGAGTTCACACGTTTACATGACACGATGCGTGGTATGCTCCCGGTGGTGAAAGCTCCGCAATCCCGTGCCTTGTTGCTGGTGACGCTCTACGGTTGCACGGACAGCGCCCTTTACCGGCAGATGGCGCATGAGGTGGTGGATCCTTGGCGAGGTGAGTCCTCGCCCAAGAAAAGCAAGTTATCCTTGATCCGCCGGCTGGACGATTGCGATCGCTGGCTGAGACATAATGAATAA
- a CDS encoding tyrosine-type recombinase/integrase, translating to MKKEEDFVMGLSIYMACLREKKRYSTAKSYQDALNSFKCFCGMEAIPYAYINRNRLLCYQSWLLDKGRSLNTVSTYMRRIRHIYNLAVEANEAPFVPNLFKDVFTGVESKRKKALPREMLERMFNAPLEDPSLRRVQLTVRLMFAFSGIAFVDLTHLKWENIRDGILQYHRQKSGSLIQLEIPSGALRLLDELSACTAKESLYLFPFLSGRRTGEAAYKEYNRTLSRFNRDLKLLARSTGVTLPVTSYTIRHSFASFLKEQDVSIEVISELLGHKSIKTTQIYLKSFSLERLSTVNRNCFESVCKPIPKVG from the coding sequence ATGAAAAAAGAAGAAGATTTTGTTATGGGCCTGTCCATCTACATGGCTTGTCTGCGTGAGAAAAAACGGTATTCCACGGCGAAGAGTTATCAAGATGCCTTGAACTCGTTCAAGTGCTTTTGCGGTATGGAGGCGATTCCTTATGCCTATATTAATAGGAACAGGCTTTTGTGCTATCAGTCATGGTTGTTGGACAAGGGCCGTTCGTTGAATACGGTGTCTACCTATATGCGTCGGATTCGTCACATTTATAACTTGGCCGTGGAGGCGAACGAGGCTCCCTTTGTACCCAACCTGTTCAAAGATGTCTTCACGGGCGTTGAAAGCAAGCGGAAGAAGGCGTTGCCGCGAGAGATGCTGGAGCGTATGTTTAACGCCCCGTTGGAGGATCCGTCCTTGCGGCGTGTACAGTTGACCGTTCGGTTGATGTTCGCGTTCAGCGGGATAGCGTTTGTGGATCTCACGCATTTGAAATGGGAGAATATCCGGGATGGGATATTGCAGTATCACCGACAAAAGAGCGGGTCTCTCATACAGCTGGAGATTCCCTCCGGGGCGTTGCGGCTGTTGGATGAGTTGTCCGCTTGTACGGCAAAGGAATCCCTTTATTTATTTCCTTTTTTGAGTGGAAGGAGAACCGGTGAGGCGGCCTACAAAGAATATAACAGGACCTTGTCCCGCTTTAACCGTGACTTGAAGTTGTTGGCGAGATCGACAGGCGTTACGCTTCCGGTCACCTCATATACGATCCGTCATTCATTCGCCTCGTTCTTGAAGGAACAAGATGTATCGATCGAGGTTATCAGTGAGTTGTTGGGGCATAAGTCTATTAAGACAACACAGATCTATTTGAAGAGCTTCTCGTTGGAACGTTTGTCGACAGTGAACCGGAATTGTTTTGAGAGCGTGTGTAAACCGATACCCAAAGTGGGGTAA
- a CDS encoding cobyric acid synthase, translated as MKQHLRPIMFVGTCSDAGKSVINAAFCRIFKQDGYQPAPFKAQNMSLNSYSTPEGGEMGRAQVVQAEACGISPHTDMNPILLKPTNDKSSQVVLNGKPVGNMSAKDYFGIQNQKEELFKEAIEAFKRLEARYNPIVLEGAGSISELNLRDRDITNMRMAIAAGASTYLVADIDRGGVFGSVYGTIALLRPEERVLMKGVIINKFRGDASLFEEGRSLLKELTGIPVVGVIPWFRDIKIEEEDSVALDMKNNTYKDGKINVAIILLKRMSNFTDFDVLEMDPRFNPYYTNNIDEIEKADIILLPGSKNTLSDLQSLRANGIAMAIIRAHKAGKKVIGICGGYQMMGVRLEDPESIEGNIPAIPGLGLLPQCTVIEQEKITRQSDFAFLPSSENKDCKGYEIHMGRTTLLGDAPEQPVARLEDGRTDGYYLNNRCWGSYMHGILDNPAVLDNLAEGFDTETTTGPFDYAAFKEEQYDKLAALVREHVDMEYIYNSIKN; from the coding sequence ATGAAGCAACACCTACGACCGATTATGTTTGTCGGAACCTGCTCTGATGCGGGTAAAAGCGTTATCAATGCGGCGTTTTGCCGTATTTTCAAGCAAGATGGTTATCAACCGGCACCGTTCAAGGCACAAAATATGTCCCTCAATTCCTACTCTACCCCGGAAGGCGGCGAGATGGGCCGGGCGCAAGTCGTACAAGCGGAGGCCTGCGGTATTTCCCCGCATACGGATATGAACCCGATATTACTAAAGCCGACAAATGATAAAAGCTCGCAAGTCGTATTAAACGGAAAGCCAGTCGGCAATATGTCCGCCAAGGATTATTTCGGGATACAAAACCAGAAGGAGGAGCTATTTAAGGAAGCCATCGAAGCCTTCAAGCGTCTGGAAGCTCGCTATAACCCGATCGTATTGGAAGGAGCCGGAAGCATCTCCGAACTAAACCTGCGAGACCGGGATATCACCAATATGCGTATGGCGATCGCTGCCGGAGCCTCTACCTATTTAGTTGCGGATATAGACCGTGGGGGCGTATTCGGCTCTGTATATGGAACGATCGCTTTATTACGACCGGAGGAACGAGTGTTAATGAAAGGGGTTATCATCAATAAGTTCCGTGGAGACGCCTCTTTATTCGAAGAAGGACGGAGCCTATTAAAGGAATTGACTGGGATTCCCGTGGTCGGCGTAATTCCATGGTTTCGGGATATCAAGATAGAGGAAGAGGATTCCGTAGCGTTGGATATGAAAAATAACACTTATAAAGACGGGAAAATCAATGTAGCTATCATCCTGCTGAAACGAATGTCTAATTTCACGGATTTTGATGTATTGGAGATGGACCCCCGTTTCAATCCGTATTATACCAACAATATCGATGAGATAGAGAAAGCCGACATCATCCTGCTCCCCGGCTCAAAGAATACGTTATCGGACTTACAAAGCCTGCGGGCCAATGGGATAGCGATGGCGATTATCCGGGCGCATAAAGCGGGTAAAAAGGTGATCGGTATTTGCGGTGGCTATCAAATGATGGGAGTCCGCTTGGAAGATCCGGAAAGTATCGAGGGAAATATCCCGGCGATTCCCGGTCTCGGTCTTCTGCCTCAATGCACAGTCATCGAGCAGGAGAAGATCACGAGACAAAGCGACTTTGCTTTCCTCCCCTCCTCGGAGAATAAGGATTGTAAAGGATACGAAATACATATGGGACGAACCACCTTATTGGGCGACGCCCCCGAACAGCCCGTAGCCCGACTGGAAGACGGACGAACGGACGGATATTACCTCAACAACCGATGCTGGGGAAGTTATATGCATGGTATCCTTGATAATCCGGCCGTATTGGACAACTTAGCTGAGGGCTTTGACACGGAAACGACTACAGGCCCTTTCGATTATGCCGCTTTTAAGGAAGAGCAGTATGATAAACTCGCCGCCCTCGTAAGGGAGCACGTGGATATGGAATATATTTATAACAGTATTAAAAACTAA
- a CDS encoding Gfo/Idh/MocA family protein — translation MNRRTFMQKTGLIMSGLTLSPLIGKSYSSIYGQTAPSNKVKVALIGCRSMGYGDLNTFLDYPETECVALCDVDDEWLNKRAADVEKKTGKKVPHLYKDWRRVIDNKDVDVVIIGTPDHWHCLPTVWACQAGKDVYVEKPLSNTIEECNLMEKAARKYNRIVQVGQWQRSDPHWDEAANFLKAGNIGRIRTVKVWAYQDGKPTLPVKPDCDAPAGVDYDMWLGPAPKRPFNPYRFHYNFRFFWDYAGGLMSDWGVHLLDYALEGMNAGLPSRVFSGGGKFAYPNDAMETPDTLMATYAYDDFNIIWDHACGINHGLYNRKEGLAFYGENGTMVLDRAGWEVIPVVSNNVARMEAVPFKKGEGKGLYNHVGNMLSCIKSRELPNADVAIGARVAKMAHLANISCRVQREVHWDDKNNLFVGDNEATALSKAYYRAPWELPKL, via the coding sequence ATGAACAGACGTACTTTTATGCAAAAAACCGGACTTATCATGTCCGGACTTACTTTATCGCCGCTTATCGGTAAATCGTATTCCTCCATATACGGACAAACCGCCCCTAGCAACAAAGTAAAGGTAGCCCTCATAGGATGCCGTAGCATGGGATACGGGGATTTGAATACTTTTCTTGATTATCCGGAGACGGAATGCGTGGCTCTTTGCGATGTCGATGACGAATGGTTAAACAAACGGGCTGCCGACGTTGAGAAGAAAACAGGGAAAAAAGTACCTCACTTATATAAGGACTGGCGACGAGTAATCGATAATAAAGACGTAGATGTAGTCATTATCGGTACGCCGGACCATTGGCATTGCCTTCCGACGGTCTGGGCTTGCCAAGCGGGAAAAGACGTATATGTAGAGAAGCCGCTCTCCAATACGATCGAGGAATGTAACCTGATGGAAAAAGCCGCCCGTAAATATAACCGGATCGTACAGGTAGGCCAATGGCAACGTAGCGACCCGCATTGGGACGAGGCGGCTAATTTCTTGAAAGCCGGAAATATCGGACGGATCCGTACGGTCAAGGTCTGGGCTTACCAAGACGGCAAGCCGACACTTCCGGTTAAACCGGATTGCGACGCTCCCGCCGGTGTGGATTACGATATGTGGCTAGGCCCGGCTCCTAAACGTCCGTTCAATCCTTATCGCTTTCATTATAATTTCCGTTTTTTCTGGGATTATGCCGGAGGCTTGATGTCGGACTGGGGTGTACATTTACTGGATTATGCCCTAGAAGGTATGAACGCGGGCCTTCCCAGCCGTGTATTCTCAGGCGGTGGCAAGTTCGCCTATCCGAACGACGCTATGGAGACACCCGATACTTTAATGGCGACTTATGCCTACGATGATTTTAATATCATCTGGGATCACGCCTGTGGAATCAATCACGGACTCTATAACCGTAAGGAAGGATTAGCGTTCTATGGGGAGAATGGTACGATGGTACTCGACAGGGCCGGTTGGGAAGTCATACCAGTCGTATCCAATAACGTAGCCCGCATGGAAGCCGTTCCTTTCAAGAAAGGAGAAGGCAAAGGACTTTATAATCATGTGGGAAACATGTTGAGCTGCATTAAAAGCCGTGAGCTTCCGAACGCCGATGTCGCTATCGGTGCCCGTGTAGCGAAGATGGCTCATCTGGCGAATATCTCCTGCCGGGTTCAACGGGAAGTTCATTGGGATGATAAAAACAATTTGTTTGTCGGCGATAACGAGGCTACCGCCTTGTCGAAAGCCTATTACCGGGCACCTTGGGAATTACCTAAATTGTAA
- a CDS encoding ferritin-like domain-containing protein, whose translation MAKESVKILRGKLDVDNLLSQLNAALAEEWLAYYQYWVGALVVEGAMRSDVQGEFEEHAEEERHHAQLLADRIIELEGVPVLDPKQWFELARCKYDSPTDFDVVSLLNQNVASERCAILRYQEIAKFTDGIDFTTCDIAKHILAEEEEHEQDLQDYLTDIARMKKSFQK comes from the coding sequence ATGGCAAAAGAAAGCGTCAAAATTTTAAGAGGGAAATTGGATGTCGACAATTTATTATCTCAACTAAACGCCGCGTTAGCGGAAGAATGGCTAGCATACTATCAATATTGGGTAGGAGCCTTGGTCGTTGAAGGAGCCATGCGTTCCGACGTACAAGGTGAATTCGAGGAACATGCCGAGGAAGAAAGGCATCACGCCCAATTATTGGCAGACCGGATCATCGAATTGGAAGGAGTTCCGGTACTTGATCCGAAACAATGGTTTGAATTAGCCCGATGCAAATATGATTCACCGACAGACTTTGACGTAGTAAGCCTTCTGAACCAGAATGTCGCCTCCGAGCGTTGCGCCATCTTGCGTTATCAAGAAATCGCTAAATTCACGGACGGCATCGACTTCACGACTTGTGATATCGCTAAGCATATCTTAGCTGAGGAAGAAGAACACGAGCAAGATCTGCAAGACTATTTGACAGATATCGCACGTATGAAAAAATCTTTCCAGAAATAA
- a CDS encoding DJ-1 family glyoxalase III, translating into MKNAVVFLATGFEEIEALGTIDVLRRGGVRVMMVSITGDRLVIGAHDIPVMADYLFEEADFSCVDALILPGGIPGSNHLNAHAHLKELVKEKTEEGVLIGAICAGPMVLGGLGLLKGKRATCFPFFEPTMVGAIPTDNGVEQDGNIITSKGPGFMFEFGLTILRNLKDEEIALEVADALLYDALLHGTKH; encoded by the coding sequence ATGAAAAATGCGGTTGTCTTTTTAGCGACAGGCTTTGAGGAAATAGAGGCCTTGGGTACGATTGATGTCTTGAGGCGTGGTGGTGTACGGGTTATGATGGTATCTATTACGGGTGACCGATTGGTGATAGGAGCTCATGATATTCCGGTAATGGCTGATTATCTGTTCGAGGAGGCGGATTTCAGTTGCGTCGATGCCTTGATCTTGCCGGGTGGAATACCCGGAAGCAACCACTTAAATGCGCATGCCCATTTGAAAGAATTAGTCAAGGAGAAAACGGAGGAAGGCGTATTAATCGGTGCTATCTGTGCCGGACCGATGGTTTTAGGTGGTCTTGGATTGCTAAAAGGGAAAAGGGCTACCTGTTTTCCTTTCTTCGAGCCAACAATGGTAGGCGCTATCCCTACGGATAATGGAGTAGAGCAGGATGGAAATATCATCACAAGCAAGGGGCCGGGTTTTATGTTTGAGTTTGGTTTGACGATCTTGAGGAATCTGAAAGACGAGGAAATCGCTTTGGAAGTGGCGGATGCCTTATTATATGACGCTTTGTTGCATGGGACAAAGCATTAA